A region from the Desulfitobacterium dehalogenans ATCC 51507 genome encodes:
- the gpr gene encoding GPR endopeptidase: MEKADLLRAFNVNIDLAVEAHELLRGDAETEIPGVSMEKEELEHATVTTIKILNEQGIQEMGRPKGTYITIDVPEVHDNNYLIHQDITKTLSDKLSELMNLPEEASILLVGLGNWNATPDALGPQVIDKSLVTRHLFNYTPEELRGKLRKVSAIAPGVLGITGIETAEIIRGIVEHVKPDLVIAIDALAAGSLERIGTSIQISDTGISPGAGVGNRRTGINEETLGCRVIAIGLPTVMNAAIIANNCLESLLDELKTSPSLYRLYKEFSPKSFEQILEKALYPYHNNLMVTPKEIDSLIETTARIIAGALGMSLHPGISVEEYQMYMQ, encoded by the coding sequence TTGGAAAAAGCAGATCTACTTCGCGCCTTTAATGTTAATATCGATCTGGCCGTTGAAGCCCATGAATTATTGAGGGGAGATGCGGAAACCGAGATACCGGGTGTGAGCATGGAGAAAGAAGAACTTGAACATGCCACTGTGACAACGATTAAAATTTTGAATGAGCAAGGGATTCAGGAAATGGGACGCCCCAAAGGAACCTATATCACCATCGACGTCCCGGAGGTTCATGACAACAATTACTTAATCCACCAGGATATTACCAAGACCCTCTCCGATAAACTTTCTGAGTTAATGAACTTACCCGAAGAAGCCAGCATTCTCTTAGTCGGCTTGGGCAATTGGAATGCCACTCCCGATGCTTTAGGTCCTCAAGTTATTGATAAAAGTCTTGTAACTCGTCATTTATTTAATTATACACCGGAAGAACTGCGGGGCAAACTGCGGAAAGTCAGCGCTATAGCTCCCGGAGTTCTGGGTATCACCGGCATCGAAACAGCCGAAATCATTCGCGGCATCGTGGAACATGTTAAGCCCGATCTGGTGATCGCCATCGATGCTTTAGCCGCAGGCTCCCTGGAACGTATCGGGACGAGCATCCAAATCTCCGATACGGGAATTTCGCCGGGTGCCGGTGTAGGGAATCGCCGCACAGGAATCAATGAAGAGACCTTAGGTTGCCGAGTCATCGCCATCGGTCTTCCTACTGTCATGAATGCTGCGATCATCGCCAACAATTGTCTGGAATCCCTTCTGGATGAGTTAAAGACCAGTCCATCTCTTTACCGGCTTTACAAAGAATTCAGCCCCAAATCCTTTGAGCAGATTCTGGAAAAAGCTCTGTATCCCTATCACAACAATCTCATGGTCACTCCCAAAGAAATCGATTCCCTGATTGAGACCACCGCCCGGATTATCGCCGGAGCTTTAGGCATGAGCCTCCATCCCGGTATCAGCGTCGAGGAATATCAGATGTATATGCAATAA
- a CDS encoding small, acid-soluble spore protein, alpha/beta type, with product MADTKQTNQPVLSAALEQFKYEVAQEIGIANRKHKKFPNT from the coding sequence ATGGCAGATACCAAACAAACAAATCAACCTGTACTCAGTGCTGCTTTAGAGCAATTCAAGTATGAAGTGGCTCAGGAAATCGGCATCGCAAATCGTAAGCATAAGAAGTTCCCTAATACCTAA
- the recG gene encoding ATP-dependent DNA helicase RecG — protein sequence MIGNQGKIVLNHLQRAIAAEEKQGCCNTGVIGGFHLFLKGILSRLEQLEKDGDFNVLKDITNHYKDWSPLQRRQALAHLRRFIEEHEELEAQGQAPPVYDSLKPVNLEYGGPGISKQPQQPKPSDIPPASEPPGSDKKERLTRPTPPRSLQFLKGVGPERAKLLAQIGLHTVKDLFFYFPRRYEDRSLRRIGELKDGEFASVAGKVVAGQIARGKMKVVKLSIEQDGRLVYGVWFNQTYILKQFPVGTPVIVTGKVRWQQRVPEIQATDIQKAGAAQPAGIVPVYSETARLSSKVIRSIVQGVLDQAPELFPEFLPPEEGKGWVLRAQAYQEIHFPRSLHSLGQARERLVFEEVLFLQLAVARLRAGVQRENSPQLKGGESLVQKFFANLPFELTHAQKRVIEEIFRDMANTQGMARLVQGDVGSGKTAVAMAALLMAVGSGYQGAMMAPTEILALQHYQSLEAAFNPLGLHVVCLLGSQTKSERDKILAEIAYGKAHVIVGTHALIQESVQFHSLGLAITDEQHRFGVKQRTSLQTKGENPHVLVLTATPIPRTLALTLYGDLQLSALDEMPQGRKPIMTRKLTERGRSSLEKFMEEQMEKGRQIYVVCPLVEESENVDLISATERFESLQERFPNRRISLLHGRMKGVQKEEIMAAFQKGEVDILVSTTVVEVGVNVPNATVMVIEGAERFGLAQLHQLRGRVGRGGEQSYCFLLSDAKSSRRLDVLCETQDGFKIAEEDLKIRGAGELLGTRQHGIMELRLADLSRDGRLVEQAYQLAQKVLAHPDRYPRVWQECDQFFSLEDIGLH from the coding sequence ATGATCGGAAACCAAGGAAAAATAGTCCTGAATCATCTCCAACGAGCGATTGCCGCAGAAGAAAAACAAGGCTGCTGCAATACGGGAGTCATCGGTGGATTTCATCTCTTTTTAAAAGGGATTCTCAGTCGCTTGGAGCAATTGGAGAAGGACGGAGATTTTAATGTACTTAAGGATATTACCAACCACTATAAGGACTGGAGCCCTTTACAGCGCCGTCAGGCTTTAGCCCATCTTCGCCGCTTTATCGAAGAACATGAGGAATTAGAGGCTCAAGGCCAAGCTCCTCCGGTTTATGATTCCTTGAAACCTGTAAACCTGGAATATGGCGGGCCAGGCATATCTAAACAACCGCAACAACCGAAGCCATCGGATATCCCCCCTGCCTCCGAGCCCCCCGGCTCCGATAAAAAAGAGAGACTCACCAGGCCCACTCCACCCCGCTCTTTGCAGTTTCTTAAAGGAGTGGGGCCGGAACGGGCGAAGCTCCTGGCCCAAATCGGTTTACATACGGTAAAGGATCTCTTTTTTTATTTTCCCCGTCGTTATGAAGACAGAAGTTTGCGCCGTATTGGGGAACTTAAGGATGGAGAATTCGCATCCGTTGCTGGAAAAGTAGTGGCCGGGCAAATCGCCAGGGGTAAGATGAAGGTGGTTAAGCTCAGCATTGAGCAGGATGGCCGCTTAGTCTACGGAGTCTGGTTTAACCAAACCTATATCCTCAAACAATTCCCCGTAGGAACGCCCGTTATTGTTACGGGAAAGGTCCGGTGGCAGCAGCGGGTTCCTGAAATCCAGGCTACCGATATTCAAAAGGCGGGAGCAGCACAGCCGGCGGGTATCGTTCCCGTCTATTCCGAAACAGCCCGGCTTTCCTCCAAAGTGATACGAAGCATTGTTCAGGGAGTTTTAGATCAGGCTCCGGAGCTGTTTCCCGAGTTTTTACCTCCAGAGGAAGGAAAAGGATGGGTTCTCCGTGCCCAGGCCTATCAAGAGATTCATTTTCCCCGGTCCCTCCACAGTTTGGGTCAGGCACGTGAACGATTGGTTTTTGAAGAGGTCCTTTTTCTGCAACTGGCCGTCGCACGCTTAAGAGCTGGGGTACAAAGGGAAAACAGCCCTCAGCTCAAGGGCGGAGAGAGCTTGGTTCAGAAGTTTTTCGCGAACTTGCCCTTTGAACTGACCCATGCCCAAAAGCGGGTAATTGAAGAAATCTTTCGGGATATGGCCAATACACAGGGTATGGCCCGTCTGGTCCAGGGAGATGTGGGCTCAGGCAAGACGGCAGTGGCTATGGCAGCCTTATTGATGGCTGTAGGTTCAGGCTACCAGGGTGCTATGATGGCTCCCACTGAGATTTTAGCCTTACAGCATTACCAATCTCTGGAGGCTGCCTTTAACCCCCTTGGGCTTCATGTTGTTTGCCTTTTGGGCAGTCAGACCAAAAGTGAAAGGGATAAGATTCTTGCCGAAATAGCCTACGGCAAAGCTCATGTCATCGTCGGAACTCATGCATTAATCCAAGAAAGTGTTCAATTTCACTCCCTGGGATTAGCCATTACCGATGAACAGCATCGTTTTGGAGTGAAGCAGAGAACTTCCCTCCAGACCAAAGGTGAGAATCCTCACGTCCTGGTTCTTACCGCCACTCCGATTCCCCGGACATTGGCCCTGACCCTCTATGGCGATCTCCAGCTCTCCGCTTTGGATGAAATGCCCCAGGGCCGTAAGCCCATCATGACGCGAAAATTAACGGAACGGGGTCGGTCAAGCCTGGAAAAGTTTATGGAAGAGCAGATGGAAAAGGGCCGACAAATCTATGTGGTATGTCCTCTCGTGGAAGAATCGGAAAACGTAGATCTGATTTCGGCTACAGAGCGGTTTGAATCCTTGCAGGAGCGGTTCCCTAACCGCCGGATAAGTTTGCTTCACGGCCGTATGAAAGGGGTTCAAAAAGAAGAGATCATGGCGGCCTTCCAGAAAGGGGAAGTAGATATCCTGGTCTCCACTACTGTGGTGGAAGTGGGAGTCAATGTTCCCAATGCTACCGTGATGGTCATCGAAGGAGCGGAACGCTTTGGTTTAGCCCAGTTGCACCAGCTCAGAGGAAGAGTGGGCAGGGGCGGGGAGCAGTCCTATTGTTTCCTCTTGTCCGATGCGAAAAGCAGCCGCCGTCTCGATGTTCTTTGTGAGACTCAGGATGGCTTTAAGATTGCCGAAGAAGACTTAAAGATCCGGGGAGCAGGAGAATTGCTGGGGACAAGGCAGCATGGGATTATGGAATTACGTCTGGCAGATTTGTCCCGTGATGGGCGTCTTGTGGAACAGGCTTATCAATTGGCACAAAAAGTTCTCGCCCACCCTGACCGCTATCCCAGAGTATGGCAAGAATGCGATCAATTTTTTTCTTTAGAAGACATTGGTCTTCATTAA
- the sdaAA gene encoding L-serine ammonia-lyase, iron-sulfur-dependent, subunit alpha codes for MRSTMDYLALAEEEGKTLGEIVLKEQAEEAEKSQDELRKRMAVNLQVMREAVQSGLTGERKSLSGLVGGEALKVETLRRSGKSLIGERVNGAIARALAVVEVNASMGKIVASPTAGSCGVLPAVLLTAEEALGSSEEEVVTALFCAAGIGMIIADRANVSGAEGGCQAEIGSAAGMAAAAAAELAGGSPKACVHAAAIAIKSFLGLVCDPVAGLVEVPCVKRNATAATVALTAAEMALAGIESAIPLDEVIDAMNEIGKSMPCSLRETAQGGLAITPTGQRIQAEFL; via the coding sequence ATGCGTTCCACCATGGATTATCTAGCCCTGGCTGAAGAAGAAGGGAAGACGCTTGGCGAAATCGTCTTGAAGGAGCAAGCTGAAGAGGCAGAGAAAAGTCAGGATGAGTTAAGAAAAAGAATGGCCGTCAATCTTCAGGTTATGAGGGAAGCTGTTCAAAGCGGACTGACGGGAGAAAGAAAGTCCTTATCAGGATTGGTGGGCGGGGAAGCCCTTAAAGTAGAAACTCTACGTCGATCAGGAAAGAGCTTAATCGGAGAGCGAGTCAATGGAGCTATCGCCAGAGCCTTAGCGGTGGTGGAGGTCAATGCCAGTATGGGTAAAATCGTGGCATCTCCTACGGCCGGGTCCTGTGGTGTACTTCCGGCAGTACTTCTAACTGCTGAGGAAGCCCTTGGATCTTCCGAGGAAGAAGTGGTGACGGCCCTTTTTTGTGCTGCCGGAATCGGCATGATCATTGCCGACCGGGCCAATGTCTCAGGAGCGGAAGGTGGGTGCCAGGCCGAGATCGGCTCCGCTGCGGGAATGGCCGCAGCGGCAGCAGCAGAATTGGCAGGGGGGAGCCCCAAAGCTTGTGTCCACGCTGCAGCCATAGCTATCAAATCCTTCCTAGGTCTGGTTTGTGACCCTGTAGCCGGTCTTGTGGAAGTCCCCTGTGTCAAACGCAATGCTACCGCAGCCACAGTGGCTCTTACCGCAGCGGAGATGGCTTTGGCTGGAATAGAAAGTGCGATTCCTTTAGACGAAGTCATTGATGCCATGAACGAAATCGGTAAAAGTATGCCCTGTTCTCTCCGGGAAACGGCTCAGGGAGGATTAGCCATCACCCCAACCGGGCAAAGAATTCAGGCGGAATTCTTATGA
- the sdaAB gene encoding L-serine ammonia-lyase, iron-sulfur-dependent subunit beta encodes MGRSTVFDLIGPVMVGPSSSHTAGAVRLGAMARKICGGQIIEAVLTLHGSFAETGKGHGTNLALAAGLLGMHTDDERIPQALEIAKEQGIAVSFNTGDLGDVHPNTVKIRLKAKAGQEVEVVGSSIGGGRIIIGGIDQFKVEIMGDYHTLVVLQKDLPGVVAQVTSLIASTQINIAQMRVSREKKGAHALMIIETDQAIDPAALALIKKLPAVNQAMAIEPLE; translated from the coding sequence ATGGGACGGAGTACCGTTTTTGATTTGATCGGCCCGGTTATGGTCGGTCCCTCCAGCTCACATACTGCAGGAGCGGTACGGCTGGGGGCCATGGCCAGAAAGATATGCGGCGGTCAGATCATTGAAGCTGTGTTAACCCTTCATGGCTCCTTTGCGGAGACCGGCAAGGGGCACGGGACAAATCTCGCTTTGGCTGCCGGACTTTTAGGAATGCATACGGACGACGAAAGGATCCCCCAAGCCTTAGAGATTGCTAAAGAGCAGGGAATCGCCGTTAGTTTTAATACGGGAGACTTGGGAGATGTGCATCCCAATACTGTCAAGATCAGGTTAAAAGCCAAGGCGGGACAAGAGGTGGAAGTCGTGGGTTCCTCCATAGGCGGCGGCCGGATAATCATTGGCGGAATTGATCAATTTAAGGTAGAGATCATGGGGGATTATCATACCTTAGTGGTTCTGCAAAAGGATCTGCCCGGTGTGGTAGCCCAGGTCACTTCCTTGATCGCCTCAACTCAGATCAATATCGCCCAAATGCGAGTTTCCAGGGAGAAAAAAGGGGCTCACGCTCTGATGATTATTGAGACGGATCAAGCCATCGATCCGGCAGCCTTGGCTCTGATCAAGAAGCTTCCGGCTGTGAACCAGGCCATGGCTATAGAACCCCTGGAATAA
- a CDS encoding DAK2 domain-containing protein, with amino-acid sequence MNGDIGNMITGQQWKQMMRSGARALERKKHDVDALNVFPVPDGDTGTNMNFTIQSAVKDADKTSGATIAEVAAAVSMGSLMGARGNSGVILSQLLRGIAKGLEGHKQAGGQQIAQALQMGVDTAYKAVMKPVEGTILTVAREVAKGAQSSAKQGSDPLKVLKDAYMRGQLTLEKTPDMLPTLKQAGVVDAGGQGFLIILSGWIAALEGQEIEEEEVRSAPQAEPQMMRGITAVEDLEFPYCTEFLVKGKNLQVEKIREDLMARGDSLLVVGTEEVVKIHVHVKNPGQILDYAIRWGSLHEVAIHNMLAQNEAMAHAQKMEEIPEENLERTGQEQEPGSREEKEHGIVAVAMGEGIAEVFKSLGVDEVIFGGQTMNPSTENLVEAVRKVPAKNVYILPNNGNIVMAARQVQDIVTDRNVFIIPTKSIPQGISALVNYNPYGEADENARNMEEGLSLIKSGEVTYAVRDSQFGDLEIKAGDILGLVEDIIQVTGKERLQVAQETLSKMNWKEHDLLTVFYGEDVSEEQAEELRAWIEAEAPHIELELYPGHQPLYYYIFGVE; translated from the coding sequence TTGAATGGAGATATAGGCAATATGATTACAGGACAACAGTGGAAACAAATGATGCGCTCCGGTGCGAGAGCATTGGAACGTAAGAAGCATGATGTGGATGCATTGAATGTTTTCCCCGTACCTGATGGTGATACCGGAACGAATATGAATTTTACGATTCAATCGGCTGTGAAGGATGCCGATAAGACTTCGGGGGCGACCATAGCTGAAGTCGCTGCTGCAGTCTCTATGGGTTCCCTGATGGGCGCTCGTGGGAACTCCGGGGTTATTTTATCCCAGCTTCTGCGGGGTATTGCTAAAGGTCTTGAGGGGCATAAACAAGCCGGCGGGCAGCAAATCGCCCAGGCATTACAGATGGGTGTAGACACTGCCTATAAAGCCGTAATGAAACCTGTTGAGGGAACTATTCTGACGGTAGCCCGGGAAGTGGCGAAAGGGGCACAAAGCAGCGCCAAACAAGGCTCAGATCCTTTGAAGGTTCTGAAGGATGCCTATATGCGCGGACAGCTTACCCTGGAGAAAACACCGGATATGCTTCCCACCTTGAAGCAAGCCGGGGTGGTGGACGCTGGAGGGCAAGGGTTTCTCATTATATTGAGTGGTTGGATTGCAGCACTGGAAGGCCAGGAGATTGAAGAGGAGGAAGTTCGCTCCGCTCCACAAGCTGAACCCCAAATGATGCGGGGAATTACTGCAGTAGAGGATCTGGAGTTCCCATATTGTACGGAATTCTTAGTTAAAGGCAAGAACCTCCAAGTTGAAAAAATTCGTGAAGACTTAATGGCGCGTGGAGATTCCCTTTTGGTTGTAGGCACAGAAGAAGTGGTAAAGATTCACGTTCATGTCAAGAATCCTGGACAGATTTTGGATTATGCCATCCGATGGGGATCCCTTCATGAGGTAGCGATTCATAATATGTTAGCCCAAAATGAAGCGATGGCCCATGCTCAAAAGATGGAAGAAATTCCGGAGGAAAACCTGGAAAGAACCGGTCAAGAGCAAGAACCTGGCTCCAGGGAAGAGAAAGAGCACGGTATCGTGGCGGTAGCCATGGGTGAAGGGATTGCAGAGGTCTTTAAAAGCTTAGGTGTGGATGAAGTCATTTTTGGCGGCCAAACTATGAATCCCAGCACGGAGAATTTAGTGGAAGCGGTTCGCAAGGTTCCCGCTAAAAATGTTTATATTTTGCCTAACAACGGCAATATCGTGATGGCTGCCCGCCAAGTTCAAGATATTGTTACAGATCGCAATGTGTTTATTATCCCGACCAAATCCATCCCTCAGGGTATTTCCGCCTTAGTCAATTATAATCCTTATGGTGAGGCTGATGAGAATGCCAGGAATATGGAAGAGGGGCTGTCCCTGATCAAATCAGGAGAAGTCACTTATGCTGTCCGGGATTCTCAGTTTGGTGACTTAGAGATCAAAGCAGGGGATATCCTGGGCCTGGTTGAAGATATTATCCAAGTTACGGGAAAAGAACGCCTTCAGGTCGCCCAAGAGACCTTGAGCAAAATGAATTGGAAAGAACATGATTTGCTTACGGTTTTCTACGGTGAAGACGTTTCCGAAGAACAAGCTGAAGAGCTTAGAGCATGGATTGAAGCTGAAGCTCCCCATATCGAGCTGGAGCTTTATCCCGGCCATCAACCCCTGTATTATTATATTTTCGGGGTAGAATAA
- a CDS encoding Asp23/Gls24 family envelope stress response protein, which translates to MGKEINNNLGKIDISEEVIATIAGAAAVECYGLVGMASRKSSDKFSELLGRENLARGVVVSIDDNQVVIDLYIIVGYGVKISEVAANVIERVRYTTENLTGLKVAQVNVNVQGVRVLE; encoded by the coding sequence ATGGGTAAAGAGATTAATAATAATTTGGGGAAAATCGATATCTCTGAAGAGGTTATTGCGACGATAGCCGGCGCTGCTGCAGTCGAATGTTATGGTCTTGTGGGGATGGCTTCCCGAAAATCTTCGGATAAGTTCTCCGAGCTCCTGGGCCGCGAAAATTTAGCCCGTGGAGTTGTCGTATCCATCGATGATAATCAGGTCGTCATTGATTTGTATATTATTGTAGGTTATGGAGTTAAGATTTCTGAGGTGGCTGCCAATGTTATAGAAAGGGTTCGCTATACCACTGAAAATCTAACCGGCCTAAAGGTAGCGCAAGTCAATGTCAATGTCCAAGGTGTCCGTGTCTTGGAATAG
- the rpmB gene encoding 50S ribosomal protein L28 codes for MANVCAICGKGVASGIQVSHSHIRTKRTWKPNLQRVHAIVNGTPTRISVCTRCLRSGKVQRAV; via the coding sequence ATGGCTAATGTATGTGCTATTTGCGGAAAAGGGGTTGCTTCAGGTATTCAGGTCAGCCACTCCCATATCCGGACAAAGCGGACTTGGAAACCTAACCTGCAAAGGGTTCACGCCATCGTCAACGGCACTCCGACCCGGATCAGTGTTTGCACCAGATGCTTACGTTCCGGTAAAGTTCAACGTGCAGTATAA
- the hslO gene encoding Hsp33 family molecular chaperone HslO yields the protein MNNKYSDELWLGTLGNGEVRWVAVGMTNTVEEAANRHHTTPVATAALGRLMGASLLLASSMKAEEAITLRLLGDGPLGGVVAVGNPQGEVRGYVQEPQVELPLNSKGKLDVSGAVGAGEFVVSRSLANGESYTGMVPLVSGEIADDLVHYLLNSEQVRSAALLGVMVGKDSHVAGAAGMLFQLLPNASEESVQALEALLARIQGISQIAADSTTMEELVRELIGDLDYRVLEKRPVQYKCTCSKERVSETLISIGKEGFEELLEDKQAELVCHFCNEHYRFNEEDLRELYEQVK from the coding sequence ATGAACAACAAATATTCAGATGAATTATGGCTGGGCACCCTGGGAAATGGAGAGGTTCGCTGGGTTGCCGTAGGGATGACCAACACTGTGGAAGAGGCGGCTAACCGCCATCACACAACACCTGTAGCCACCGCGGCATTAGGACGGCTTATGGGAGCATCCTTGCTCCTGGCCAGCTCGATGAAAGCAGAGGAGGCCATTACCTTACGGCTTCTTGGGGATGGCCCTTTGGGAGGGGTGGTTGCCGTAGGCAACCCTCAAGGAGAGGTTCGAGGCTATGTTCAGGAACCTCAGGTGGAGCTCCCTTTAAACTCTAAAGGGAAACTGGATGTATCCGGTGCCGTAGGTGCCGGAGAATTTGTGGTAAGCCGCAGCCTGGCCAATGGGGAAAGCTATACAGGGATGGTTCCCTTGGTCAGTGGAGAAATTGCCGATGATTTGGTTCATTATCTGCTTAATTCTGAGCAGGTACGATCCGCCGCCCTTCTGGGCGTGATGGTAGGGAAGGATTCCCATGTGGCTGGAGCTGCCGGAATGCTGTTCCAATTATTACCGAATGCCTCTGAAGAGAGTGTCCAAGCTCTGGAAGCACTGCTGGCTCGGATTCAAGGTATCAGTCAAATTGCTGCAGACAGTACCACTATGGAAGAATTAGTCCGGGAGCTCATAGGAGATCTGGACTATCGTGTTCTGGAAAAAAGGCCGGTGCAATACAAATGCACCTGCTCCAAAGAACGGGTAAGCGAGACATTGATCAGTATCGGGAAAGAAGGCTTTGAAGAACTTCTCGAGGACAAACAGGCTGAGCTCGTGTGCCATTTCTGCAATGAGCATTACCGTTTCAACGAAGAGGATCTGCGTGAGCTTTATGAGCAGGTGAAGTAG
- a CDS encoding thiamine diphosphokinase: MRIAVVANGEWDQEWGKRELASYDRLIAADGGGNHIVQADYIPDALVGDLDSTEPETMEICRKKGTAILSYPAEKDETDLELALEYAAKLIEQEEKAGSQDQEIKEIFLLGAIGGRIDHLLGNLFLLRGFLKRGFRIRMKGPDQELWLLEGQGKLIGKKGQKVSVIPVTEKAVVRTEGLYYPLYQEILYQESPRGISNVFLGEDAIVEVSEGTALIVMLSPDNIR; the protein is encoded by the coding sequence GTGAGAATTGCCGTAGTAGCCAATGGAGAATGGGATCAGGAATGGGGTAAACGGGAGCTGGCTTCTTATGACCGGCTTATCGCGGCGGACGGTGGGGGGAATCATATCGTCCAAGCGGACTATATTCCGGATGCTTTGGTCGGTGATCTCGATTCCACTGAGCCTGAGACCATGGAAATCTGTCGTAAAAAGGGAACTGCTATCCTTAGCTATCCCGCCGAAAAAGATGAGACAGACCTGGAGCTGGCTTTGGAGTATGCTGCCAAACTAATTGAGCAGGAGGAAAAGGCAGGATCGCAAGACCAGGAGATCAAAGAGATCTTTTTGCTGGGGGCAATTGGAGGGCGAATCGATCATTTGTTGGGGAATCTCTTTCTTTTGCGGGGCTTCTTAAAAAGAGGATTTCGGATTCGCATGAAAGGGCCTGATCAAGAGCTTTGGCTCTTGGAGGGGCAAGGAAAATTGATAGGGAAAAAAGGGCAAAAAGTATCGGTTATACCTGTGACGGAAAAGGCCGTCGTGCGGACCGAGGGCCTCTATTATCCTCTTTATCAAGAGATTTTGTATCAAGAATCTCCCCGAGGGATAAGCAATGTTTTTTTGGGGGAAGATGCAATAGTAGAAGTCTCGGAAGGAACGGCTCTGATCGTCATGTTGAGCCCTGATAACATAAGATGA
- the rpe gene encoding ribulose-phosphate 3-epimerase: protein MIKIAPSILSADFARLGDQVALVEKAGAEVLHIDVMDGHFVPNITIGPLVVKALRPHSKMRFDVHLMIENPERYIEEFAKAGADHITVHLEATPHIHRAIQQIKGLGLTAGVSINPATPLDGLKYILDELDMVLIMSVNPGFGGQKFIPAVLPKIEILHRHLDQMQSSCAIEVDGGINLDTAPAVVKAGANVLVAGAAVFAHPDPARAVQELREAAQGYKG, encoded by the coding sequence ATGATAAAAATTGCACCATCCATTTTATCGGCAGACTTTGCCCGTTTAGGGGATCAAGTCGCCTTAGTAGAGAAAGCAGGGGCTGAGGTCTTACATATTGATGTGATGGATGGGCATTTTGTCCCCAACATTACGATTGGTCCTTTAGTGGTTAAAGCTCTGCGGCCTCATTCTAAGATGCGCTTCGATGTTCATTTAATGATTGAGAATCCGGAACGCTATATTGAGGAATTTGCTAAAGCCGGGGCGGATCATATTACTGTACATTTGGAAGCAACGCCTCATATCCATCGTGCTATCCAACAGATTAAGGGATTGGGTCTTACCGCAGGGGTTTCCATTAATCCGGCTACACCTCTGGATGGGCTTAAGTACATCCTCGATGAATTGGATATGGTTTTGATTATGAGCGTTAATCCGGGCTTTGGGGGGCAGAAGTTTATCCCCGCGGTTCTTCCCAAGATCGAAATTCTTCATCGGCATCTCGATCAGATGCAATCTTCCTGCGCAATTGAGGTAGATGGAGGAATCAATCTTGACACGGCTCCTGCTGTGGTCAAAGCCGGGGCCAATGTCCTGGTTGCCGGGGCGGCGGTATTTGCCCATCCTGATCCAGCCCGAGCAGTTCAAGAGCTCCGGGAAGCCGCCCAAGGTTATAAGGGGTGA
- the rsgA gene encoding ribosome small subunit-dependent GTPase A — protein sequence MISGILLKGYSGFYYVFAEGRVWECSLRGRFRIRNQEFLPGDRVKILPGTGNKGTIEEVETRRNSLVRPTIANVDQAFLVFACVSPTPDLNLLDRLIVQVAASQIKPIIILNKIDLGSLEEKNTAGNTFPADGLDFYRELGYELVKVSTKTGEGLAELQEHINGKVNVLAGPSGVGKSSLVNALSPGLELKTGDVSRKLKRGRHTTRHVELMVCGEGLLADTPGFSSLYLPHMKREELTDYFREFQDAGECRFADCQHHKEPNCAVKAAMEAGEIQQSRYEHYCQFLEEVIAAERRY from the coding sequence ATGATTTCTGGAATATTACTCAAGGGATACAGTGGATTTTATTATGTGTTTGCGGAAGGCCGGGTATGGGAATGTTCCCTGCGCGGTCGCTTTCGCATTCGCAATCAAGAATTTCTGCCGGGAGACCGGGTGAAGATTTTACCGGGAACAGGGAATAAAGGAACGATTGAAGAAGTGGAGACTCGCCGTAACTCCTTGGTTAGGCCGACCATAGCCAATGTGGATCAGGCCTTTCTTGTCTTTGCCTGTGTGTCTCCTACGCCTGATCTGAACTTGCTCGATCGGCTCATCGTTCAAGTTGCAGCATCTCAGATTAAACCCATTATCATATTAAATAAAATCGACTTAGGGAGCCTGGAGGAAAAAAACACTGCGGGAAATACCTTTCCGGCAGATGGGTTGGATTTCTATCGGGAGCTGGGATATGAGCTGGTCAAGGTGTCCACAAAGACCGGGGAAGGATTGGCTGAATTGCAAGAGCATATCAACGGCAAGGTGAACGTTCTGGCAGGTCCTTCCGGTGTAGGGAAGTCCAGCCTTGTGAATGCCTTATCCCCCGGCTTGGAACTAAAAACCGGGGATGTCAGCCGCAAGCTGAAACGCGGCCGTCATACGACCCGCCATGTGGAACTTATGGTTTGCGGGGAAGGGCTGTTGGCCGATACCCCTGGGTTCTCTTCTCTCTATCTTCCCCATATGAAGCGGGAAGAACTGACGGATTATTTCAGGGAGTTTCAGGATGCAGGAGAATGCCGCTTTGCGGATTGCCAGCATCATAAGGAGCCGAATTGCGCAGTAAAAGCTGCGATGGAAGCAGGAGAAATTCAACAATCCCGCTATGAACACTATTGTCAGTTTTTAGAGGAAGTTATTGCAGCTGAGAGGAGATATTAG